ggctccagtttgcctgcgaccctgtacaggataagcagctacagataatggatggatggatagaatcgCAAATCCCAATTAGTAAGGCAGAGGCTAAGATTCACATCAAGTCCTACGCAAAGTCAGTCTGGCAGGATGGCAATGAAACAGGGAGACATCTATATTACATTGAAAAACAGGTGAATACTGGAAGGATGGGGCAGGAGTCAGAGAGAAGACATCATGATCACCCGTTTAAGAATTACAGGGCTTATCTATTTTGTTAAGAGAATAGTTAAACACCTAACTGGAAATTGTGAATACTGTAGTCATCCGGAATCAGTAGAGCATATAATACTTCACTgtaagaagtctcatctcatctcattatctctagccgctttatcctgttctacagggtcgcaggcaagctggagcctatcccagctgactacgggcgaaaggcggggtacaccctggacaagtcgccaggtcatcacagggctgacacatagacacagacaaccattcacactcacattcacacctacggtcaatttagagtcgccagttaacctaacctgcatgtctttgggggaaaccggagcacctggaggaaacccacgtggacaacatgcaaactccgcacagaaaggccctcgccggccacggggcttgaacccggaccttcttgctgtgaggcgacagcgctgaccactacaccaccgtgccgcccactgtaagAAGTATGAACGTGAAAGAAATGAGCTTTATAAATCTCTCAAAATGGCTAATCATCACAATTTCACATCACCTGGTTTATTAGGGAGAGCATCAAGTTAGATATATTATTACATTATCACATTTCTGAAAGattcagaaatagctaaaagaatagaaGCGTCCCCCTCCCCATAGcgactgttccacactccagcccagtaggtggcgataatgcacctttaagttggtttgccaaccgccataaaaccttaaagaagaagaagaagaatctttCCCCTCCGTTAGGGAAGTGTTTTGTTGTTGAATTTTTGTAAAATGGTTGACTTATGTCAAGCTGAGTTTATGAATTCAGTTATACTGTTCAATAGTTTATTTTGATCGCTTGTGCTTCATATCTTTTTCTGCAGCTAGTTAGCTAGCAACTGCTGGCTAATGACAGCTACAGTGTAGTGTTTATAGGACTAGCAAGCTAACGCTACTTTCCCCAGTAACAAGCACACAGACATATGAATATAATAATCACTTCGTGGGTGAGTGGAcggttaaaaaaaatataataattaaaCTCTTGTTACGCGATCATTTTCGAAATGTAAAGCATTTCTTTTACGCTAGCTAAATACATACAGTTTTCAAATCAAGATGTCAGTGGAGCTTGACGTATTTGTGGGAAATACTACCATCATGGACAAGGAGGTGTACCAGTTATGGCTTAATGGATATACAGGTAGCTAAACTCACTGCCAACAGAAACATGACACACATTATTGACCATCTTTAGTGctgaaaaaagaaataaaactttgtgcacggtggtgtactgtcacctcacagcaagaaggttctgggttcgagcccagggcctttctgtgtggagtttgtatggtgtctgcgtgggtttcctccacagtccaaagacatgcaggttagactaattgatggttcgaaattgactgtaggtgtgaatgattgtttgtctctagtatctcactgggctgcgacaaattgcaaacgtcattcgcaagagagtttcaaaagtgtcttgaaacattcgcggggcttctcaatttcctggcatgagtcacaaagtgtcgctccttcgtcgctgaaattttgaacatgttcaaaaaattcgtgcgacaaaatttctctcaaaatagccgcaaatgcgtcgctggtgtcgcaaagctgtcacgaactcttctcaagtcagtttccgtgaggcttcctctacttccctgcttgCTGAGGGGAAGCCGGGCTGCCACAGCCTGcgtctagttggagacacaacaattgcggtaaaatatgcgaatacaaattcagtgtgattccaagcgaAAATTGTCgccaattcgcatattttatcgcaattgttgtctccaactagtcacaggctgtcgcagcccagtgagatactactggTGAGAtactaggttccagcttgcccgcgaccctgcacaggataagcgtctacagataacactggggaacaatttgaaaaaaaaattcttttgagttagatttttatgctgattaaaactaaaattggcatgatgattccaaaattgcagtcagtttttttctagcacgtcaagttttttctccacagcttaccctccagataagcaaaattccactgtagtaagactatttgaaggttatggaagaacgttatcagggtagatgggatgtacatatgatggctgactattgttggagcatcaaatgcgatagtcctcaagttgaacactccgGAAAGAGCTATAAACGTAAATTTTTTACCTtaactggtggcacggtggtgtagtggttagtacggtcgcctcacagcaagaaggttttgggttcaaacccagcggccggcgagggcctttctgtgtggagtttgcatgttctccctgtgtctgcgtgggtttcctccgggtgctccagtttcccccacaatccaaagacatgcagttaggttaacatggggcccccttgggctgaggtgcccttgagcaaggtacctgacccctgtctgctccccgggcgctgtagtgtggctgcccactgctctgagtgtgtgcgtgtgttcactgcttcagatgggttaagtgcagaggatgaatctcactgtgcttgaagtgtgcatgtgacgaataaaggtttcttcgtgCACACAATTACTgtataattacagtagccatatcctttgtaaaaacataagtgttaaacattgcagtcatgcctgtttctttcatatttcattgtatgtcaatatttgtaaatttttataaaacaagcacatatctgttaagtacagtatttttcatattttttaagaaaacggggatcctaagttcaaaaacttgacgtgatagagaaaaaaaactgagatcagttttggattccgcacccaaaaattagttaaaaacagctgtcagacctaactcaacaaaaattgtgttccccagtgtaatAGATGGATGATATTAGAGTTTTGTGTATCTGTTGATACCTGGTACTCATCAAATACTGTAATCATCTGATGTTGAGCTGACCCtctgccagaggtggacaaagtacccaacttcactacaaagtacagatcccactggtcaaatgttactctgacacaagtgaaagttgtccagtcaaatttttacttaagtacttgcttaaaaaaaaaaaagtattaaaagtacatttgtcaacgcatcgttgtattattgccacaaaacCTGataccgttaccaaagacagaaatgtgaattcagaaaatgaatgcatgctgtgccatcatggtggtttaaagtgcatatcctggaccaaattcgtttttgttttatatgaaagtatgtccctttacacactcatccagaagggtaattttgcacaaggccatctgtctacagcagaaaaaaaaaaataaaacgtgtctggaaaaatcccaagggagtctggagccagattcgtgacgttacctgcagaagcgagagcttgcacggtttcagtgcacagcctgtgtagaccaagtttagcagctagcgattttgcattgaaatatggaattgtcacccgagcgcaatgtgggaaacgatgagtactaatcccatcctacaccctcctacgatacatctgtttaccattttaataattacgtgataacgttgaagaaatttgcagaaaaccaccaggtcgttttctcataaacaaatcagcgctgacgtaggattcagagggaggcgtcccgcacgcgacgtcatgaaaatcagtgtttcccgggaaatccaaatgccaagttttttcagaggcggactaatttgcctcaaatggcttgatttcaaatgaatttttctggtattgcgcaaggtaaaaaaattgcacaaaatgcaaaatgtgacagatatttgaccaaagtttaatataaaataggagaattacattgatcttgctcctgaatttacccgtgatatgcactttaatgttaagctagttaGTCAGTGAAGCCCCACCTGgcacgctagcaaactcttttcaaacccaaaatcatattgggtagctaacgctactagaaaagaaagatttctacatttttttttatttggcaagattatgctaaaacatttctgaaaggacttcagataagttaacgttattcatgttagcgtaactccataacTAACTGTGTCcaaaagttaactagctatgtgtaaatgttatccgtggacaaggcaatggcaacttggcaggcaaatccatagaaagtcatttgactaaccagactgcatcgctattgcaacattattgctagctctaaaagcacagacaacttcgttgtaagctttctcttggaataaaatgtttatatccctcaatatgcttctataggttggatggcgagtttttgtaggctgcgatgtggtttgtttttggcaaacatttaaaatgaaacaaatctttaatcctttcagaaaactgaaacatgggttcatgggccatgggtttgtgcattccccagaagaactgcctccttccattctgccatcaactgatcatgttaaataatactgttgagaaatcattgaactttatTTTATACGGTTTATGGCCGtggcgtgaccctagtgattactgataggctgtcccaCTGTCACCTGCGCAAAAACCATCAcgtttaagaaaagaaaaaagcatccactttcaaagctgcttcatagtaacgaggaccttgataggaatgtagtggagtgaaaagtacaatatttgtctttcaaatgttagtcataagtttccccaaaaaaaaatactcaagtaaagtacagatactcaaaaagtgtaaatAAGTACAgttctcaagtaaatgtacttcattactgtccacctctgcaaactTCTGTCACCAACTTGTACGAAACATCCCAGGTGTGATCAACATGCTTTAAGACAGATTATATTTTCTGTTTGTCTACAAGATCTTTGTTGTGTCAGCATCACATCACATAACATGCTTTTACAGCGTAAAATAGGCTATGTATTGGAAATTATGGAGCTGGTACAGTTCCGGATACCAGCACACTGTATCAGATCAGTACACGACAAATAATTTCAGAGGCTGAAAATAGTTTCAAATGATTGACCATCAGTTTATTCCTGATAATTCATAAATCTAAAATGATAAGAACTTGGCATAAGCAGAATGATCTGTCTCTTTAGTGAATGATGCAGTAAAGGTGAGGATAGACGGAGGTGTGATGGAAGAATGTGAGACCAGTGCTGACGTCCTCCTCAGTGACACCATGGACCAGTTTCGAACCTTCCAGATGTGTGAGAGGCTTCTGCAAAATCCAGCGAAATTAGCTAATCAGCTTCTCTTCCAGATACCGCCAGATCGACAAGCCATGCTGATTGAAAGGTGCGCAGTTTTATACACCCAAGTTGACAAATTGTCTGTTTAATCGTTGCGAATATCTTTTCCAGACAGTTCTTGTCTTTGATGATTGACCAGATATTATGCATTTGATGATGCCTTTGCTCGTGAGGTCCTTGGAAAGAAACTCTCCAAAgggacaaaaaaagacctggatgatGTTAGTGCAAAAACTGGCATTACACTGAAGAGTTGCAGGCGACAGGTGGGTAGAACAGTAAAGCAGCTTGTAAACTCCTAAATAAAGGGGGAAAAGGTTTGGGGTTACTGTATGCATTGTTTGTCTCCTAGTTTGACAACTTCAAGCGGGTGTTTAAAGTGGTGGAAGAACTCAAAGGCCCCCTGGTGGAAAACATAAGGCAGCACTTTCTGCTGTCTGACCAGCTGGCGAGGTGAGAGTGAAGGAATATCTGCCTTTAATTATCTGCATCTGACTCTCTGACCATTTGCTGAAATTGTATGTTCTTTCATATTCATCAAGGACTCTTAAACTTTGTTAAATGCGACTTATGTACTGCACACACCTTCAGTCAACTCATTGATGGTAcactagaagaagaagcctttatttgtcacatgcacagtgaaattcgtcctctgcatttaactcatctgaatttgtgaacacacacacacatacccagaccagtgggcagctatactaccgttcaaaagtttggggtcactttgaaatgtccttatttttgaaagaatagcactgttcttttcaatgaagatcactttaaactaatcagaaatccactctatacattgctaatgtggtaaatgactattctagctaaattctactaaatgtctggtttttggtgcaatatctacataggtgtaatagaggcccatttccagcaactatcactccagtgttctaatggtacaatgtgtttgctcattgcctcagaaggctaatggatgattagaaaacccttgtacaatcatgttagcacagctgaaaacagttgagctctttagagaagctataaaactgaccttcctttgagcagattgagtttctggagcatcacatttgtggggtcgattaaatgctcaaaatggccagaaaatgtcttgactatattttctattcatttgacaacttatggtggtaaataaaagcgtgacttttcatggaaaacacaaaattgtctgggtgaccccaaacttttgaacggtagcgtgtgctacagtgcccggggagcagttggtgaTTAGGTgctttactcaagggcacttcagcccaaaactgccccatgttaacctaacctgcatgtctttggactgtgggggatacccacgcagacacggggagaacatgcaaactccacacagaaagacttcCATcggtcgctgggcttgaacccagaaccttcttgctgtgaggcgactatgctaaccactacaccatcgtgccgcctagTAACACTTTCAACACTGATACAATTAtgtgggtgtttaaaaaaaaaaaaaaagaactcaaaTATACCTTTAAAGTTACTTCACGTGTACAGTCGAGTCCGagttcagtctcgagtccccaatattcaagtccaagtcattaaagaaagtttcgagtcgagtccgagaacaagactccaaccgcactatttgatggtggctgttgctgcctttatgtgaaaagcgtctctgttactgtgttggactaacgttactgctcgactgccccattttagttaacaggctacagataaaaagcttgttcattgctcagcaagccctgcccagtttcaacagggcaaataacatgagagagagttaacactcgctagttcgtcggtcagcaagccccgctatcaacagggcaatgaacatagcgtgtcacttacttctttgggtggagtcttaccaaatgacagttgaagtttgaggttgtccctgtcgtctcctcgatagttcttctacatgtgGAACACATAGtcacagtgcattttttccccactgcacgagaagtctgtataagcaaagcgaacaatcctaggggtgttctgtccaggcattttagcgccattgacgttagtttgttcctgaacatgacgtatgaacaggtgaatgtgcattctcttgcatgaaattagtataaaaattaatgtagatataaatagcttatgccaaattattatggcatgttacaaaaaataaggaaaaaatccgagtcctcgtctccagtttacgagtccgagtcatcagtactcaagtccaagtcaagtcacaagtccttaaaattagggcacaagtcggacttgagtccgagaAGCCTAGAACAGTCTGAGCTGTACCACACTCGAAACAGTGTTACTGGtcatctgagaaaaaaaaaatcattgttgAAACGTTTTAGGATTGTTATTATGGGCGAATTAATAACTACAATAATGCATTATACAAATTCAGTTAAACCTTGGCAGAGCTGCTGATTCTGCCCTTTCTGTGGACACTGCTGCCAATGCTTTTTACAGGGATTATGCGGCCGTTGTGTTCTTTGCCAATAATCGTTTTGAAACGGGGAAGAAGAAGCTTCAGTATCTCACTTTTCAGGACTTTGCCTTCTGTGCTGGGCAGCTTATCAATAATTGGACAGTTGGAGCTGTGGGTAAGAGAATTTCCTTCAAAATTAAGTCATTCTTtactcatatttttaaaaaaaatcagcaatTGTAAACGATTTCTTGGATTTTAGTTTATTTGAAGGCTTCGCCCTGTGCCTATTAATAGTTCAGGCCCTTAAAACGATTGCTGTTGCTGTAACCTTTCTTTTCTCGTTTAACTTCTGCTCTAAGACAACATGGTCGAGGACATGGATGTGGATTTAGACAAAGAGTTCCTTCAAGACCTCAAAGATCTAAAAATGTTAATCACAGACAAGGATCTTTTGGACCAGCACAAAAGGTATTGGATTGCAGCCTGGCACGAGTTTAAGTGAGGGATATGGATAGAGATTAATGGAATTAATGTGTAAATGTCAGCAACTTGCATTGTAATGAAGGCAATTTCTTGTCTGCTTAGTCTAGTATGTGTAGCTCTGCGAGGAAAGACCAAAGTCTTCAATGAGATGGAGGCCAATTTTAAGGTACGAGAATGCTTATGACAAGTCATATTATCCTGCAGTACATGTATTGCAGTGcccgccacaattattggcacccattgtGACGATTagcaaaaatccaccttttggtgaagtagcttcatctcacactgaaaaaaaaaagatttaaatccaaccttttaattgagaaatttattcatagaaaaacaaatccctcatcaagaaataattatttttgacAGAAACATGTGgcattattattggcacccttggaaattatagtgaacataactggagcatgtttcccatttaaattgtacaatatttttttgagttgactggagtgtgtaggaactttcaagctgtaatccatgacttcctgagtaactgggggacaaatatgaggtgacagaggccaaattcccttggtcatccatcaacatgggaaagataagataagagaacacacaaaccaaatgagggagaagtgtgttgaccaccataatcagggaatggttataaaaaatagctcctcacctgaaaatgtccatttctactgttagcgcaataataataattaaaaaaaagtagacATCAACTGGaagtgttacaaacttgcctggaagaggacccaagtttattttgcccccatgtacagtgatggtaggagaggcaaaaaaaaaaaaatcccccaaggatcactgttggtgaattacaagaaaaagtaaaatcttggggtttctgaGTCtcaaaaaccaccatcagatgccacctccatgccaacaggttatttggaaggtgtgtcagaaaaaagccttttctgtcagttaaccacagacATAAGCGCCTGATGTTTGcgaaacgctactacaactttgactggaaccgtcttctatggtctgatgtaacacaaatggagctttttggcaacaaacactcaaggtgggtttggtgtaaaaagaaggatggctataatgaaaagaacccgatcccaactgtaaaatatggtggaagtgctgtgatgttttggggctgtttttcctccaaaggccctggaaaccttgttagggtacatggcatcatggactccatgaaataccaggacattttaaatctaaatctggctgcctctgccaggaaactaaaactgggtcatcattggatcttccagcaggacaatgatctgaagcaaatgtccaaatcaacacaaaaatggttcgctgaccacagaatcaagcttctgccctggccatctcagtcccctgacctgaaccccattgaaaacctgtggggtgagctgaacaggagagagcacaagagagggtcgaggaccctggatgatgtggagagattgtgtaaagaggaacagtctcagatgccctgctctgtatctccaaccttatcaaATGCTataggagactcagtgctgttttactggcaaaggaggTTGTACAAGGTTTTAAATGCATGGGTGGCAATAATAGTTGAAaaataatgtttgtttgtttttttttggtaagggattttttttctctgaataaatttatttcagtta
The Neoarius graeffei isolate fNeoGra1 chromosome 8, fNeoGra1.pri, whole genome shotgun sequence genome window above contains:
- the fibpa gene encoding fibroblast growth factor (acidic) intracellular binding protein a isoform X2, producing MSVELDVFVGNTTIMDKEVYQLWLNGYTVNDAVKVRIDGGVMEECETSADVLLSDTMDQFRTFQMCERLLQNPAKLANQLLFQIPPDRQAMLIERYYAFDDAFAREVLGKKLSKGTKKDLDDVSAKTGITLKSCRRQFDNFKRVFKVVEELKGPLVENIRQHFLLSDQLARDYAAVVFFANNRFETGKKKLQYLTFQDFAFCAGQLINNWTVGAVDNMVEDMDVDLDKEFLQDLKDLKMLITDKDLLDQHKSLVCVALRGKTKVFNEMEANFKNLSRGLVNIAAKLTNTKDVRDFFIDLVEKFIEPCRSEKWTSTDVNLYLTHYTNSAHILDSFKHQTVWNRYMGVIKSCILRMYHE
- the fibpa gene encoding fibroblast growth factor (acidic) intracellular binding protein a isoform X1, with the translated sequence MNIIITSWLNTYSFQIKMSVELDVFVGNTTIMDKEVYQLWLNGYTVNDAVKVRIDGGVMEECETSADVLLSDTMDQFRTFQMCERLLQNPAKLANQLLFQIPPDRQAMLIERYYAFDDAFAREVLGKKLSKGTKKDLDDVSAKTGITLKSCRRQFDNFKRVFKVVEELKGPLVENIRQHFLLSDQLARDYAAVVFFANNRFETGKKKLQYLTFQDFAFCAGQLINNWTVGAVDNMVEDMDVDLDKEFLQDLKDLKMLITDKDLLDQHKSLVCVALRGKTKVFNEMEANFKNLSRGLVNIAAKLTNTKDVRDFFIDLVEKFIEPCRSEKWTSTDVNLYLTHYTNSAHILDSFKHQTVWNRYMGVIKSCILRMYHE